AAACGTTTCCTTTTACTCTTTTCGCTAACGCTTCCGTAACCGATACGCTCTTTTTCCTAAGCTTACCGTTAACGTTCCCTTGCTATGTAAAGTTGCCGTATTTCGAAGTACTTTCGTATCACTCGCACTAACCGAGCAAAACGAGCGAAAACGCCCTATTTCAGTAGCTTGTAGGCAATTTTATATAGCAAGTGTTATGGGCAGTTTATTTATATCTTCCTTTTTATTTTTTGAAAAATTAAGATACAATTATATATCTACACTTGATTAATTTCACTTTCATATACTGGAAATTCCACATAACCAGTACAACCATCTCCACCATCTTCTCCATTTTGTGCAATTTCTGTTTCATTTGCATTACCGGCCATTCCTCCTTTCCCACCTTTCCCTCCTTCTAATTTATATTCAGGTTCTTTTAGTAATACTTCTTTCGCCTTAATAATAAGTCTTCCACCATCTCCAGCTGGAGCACCACCTCCACCTCCCGCATTTCCTTGACCATATTTTCCAGGAGCACCCCATCCACGTGTTCCAGATATACCAACATTTCCATCATCACCTCTCAAATCTATTATCCCTATACCTGAAAATGTTTTCATAGATGAAAAATATACGAGACCACCATGACGTGCAAATGTTGATATTCCGCCATCACCACCAATATTATTACTAAAACTCACACCACCATGCCACTCTGATGCATTAGCACCACTGTGATTTGAAGGTTCACTCCAATAGCCACCAGCACCGCCACCACCACCAAACAGCTTAGAGCCAGAAACTCCAATCCCTCCAGGAGCATCTGGATTCCCATAATTTACTCCTCCATTACCACCTTTACCGCCGAGTGCTGAACATTTAAATTGATGGTCAATCTTGGTATTATCAGGGAGTACGGTTGACACAATACCTCCTTCACTATAAAATTTTCTATAAACAAGTAATCCATCGATGACAATATCCCCTTCACATAATACCGTTAGCCATTGATTTGAACGTTCAGGTACAATCAATGTAGCATTCGTTTCAATAATAAAATTATTAAAACGATATAAACGTGGATAAATCTTTTTTGTCTCTCCTGATTTTACAACAAAATCTTCCATAATATTTATAATTTATTGGTTAAAATGACACTCATAGGGTTTGTTTTTAAATTGCCCATAACGGTTAGCGGTATGGGCAACAAGCGCCTGCGGGCTTCCGTTCTCTCAGCCAGCACTGCCGCTGCTGCGGCGCAGTAAGCTACCGCTTACCTCTTCACCCGCTTGTTGACTATACCGTGTGTTATGGGCAGGCTATCGTTCTGGGTATCGTTCAAGTTCAATTCGTAAGTCATTCATAATTCTATGTAGTTCTTCATTGTCAGCAATGCAGTCAACATAATATTGTTTGTCATCAGAAGCAGATTCTGGTCTAGATTCAAGATCGAATTTAATTCTGAATGTTTTCAATGCATTATTCTGATTGTCGAGTAATTCAAATGACAAATTTGGTTCAGTAAAATTCTTTTCTAAATGCTCAAGTCTCTCGTTTTTCGATAATGTTTCAAACCATTTTATAAGTCCTTGGACTTCCCAAGTTGTCAAGGATGGGTCAACAGTTTGCCAATTACCACAATTGCTTTTTACTTTTAAATAAACATTCAACCAATTCCCATCCCAACCACCTTCTTTAATTTCAGGGTATTGATAGTTAGTTATTCTGAACTCTACAGACTGGTCATCTATTCCTTTAAAAATCATTTTGCGTCAGTTTTTAAGCTTGCCCATAACGGTTGCTGCTAAAAAGCGCTGGGGAGTTCGAAGCAGCGGTCTTGTCCCTCGCTAAAATAGTTGCCAATATACAAAAACAAATCACATCTAACTATCTGCCCCAGTGTTTTTTTAGCAGCGGTTGTGGGTAGTTGTTTTTATTCAAATCTTTCTAATAATTGGTTCGTTCGATGCAAAAACTGTCACACAATCATCAATTCCTTTAATCAAGAATTCTCTTACTTCAAATATATGATTTGATATAAATCCATTATCAATTTCTGTTTTCAACCAACCACCTTCTAGTATTTCAACTATCCAATTTTCTACCATTTTTTTGTCTTTCCAGAAACTTCCTAAATCTCTTTCATGCAAACATTTGAATCCAATAGGGTTATTGAAAGTTATAAAGTATTCTTCAAATTCGTCCACTGAATATTGAATCTCTATATTCTCGAGATTATAGTTTATTGAAAGTATTTCTGGCGTCTTAAAATTTCTAATTATTGTTTCTATTTTTTTAGATTTCATGCGATTTCTAATATTTATCTGTGTCCTGATTAAAACTCTAACTTTTTCATGTCAAACTCTATCCAGTTTGCTTCTCTTCACAATTACCCACAACGGCTGGCGGCATGGACACTCCGCGGTTGCGGGGCATCTCTCGTCTCAGCCCGCTAAAACCTGCCTGCGGGTACCAACCTACCGCGTTGCGCTTCAGCCCGCGGATTGGCTATGCCGCTTGTTGTGTGCAGGCTTTTTATTTTTGATTTAATATTTTCTTTCTGAATATTATTAAACTAATCAATCCTACTGCACAAACAGCAATCAATCCTTTTAGTATCTTAATCGTCAAACACAAATCAACTCCACTGACGGAAGAAATACAATCTCCCATATCAGCTGTTTCATATTTTATGCTGACCATAGTATTAACTATCCCAAAAGCAAAAAGTGGAATCCCAATGATGAATATACTAATCAATATGTAGTAAATCGCTTTTCTCATTTGATTACTTTAAATAAATCTATAATTTATTCCAATCAACTATTAGTCAACATTCCTTTTGTCCATGAATCAATTGACATTTTTGCATTTAAAGCAAAGATATCTTTATCCTTTTTTTCTATGCTTTTTAAAACAGTTAATGCTTCATCTTCAAATGTTTTTAATAAAGTCACTGCTGTCCATACCTTTACAGAATCGCTATCATGATGCATTAAAGTGTAGAACTGTTCCTTAATATCAGGTTTCCCATCCTTAATATTATCAACTATTTTCATCATTTTAGCATGTATCTTATTCCCTCGTTTAAAATCACCTGTGAGGGTAGTCTCTCCATGCTCAATGGCTAAAGAAATATATTCATTTATCAAATCACTCATGATGGTCGATTTTTCAAGTTTGCACACAACGTTCGGAACTATATGCAGTTGGGGATTGCAGGTTGCTATCCTGTCGAACCCCAATGCCGTTGTTGCGGGCTGCGAACTTTGTTGTCCGCACGGAAACCCCAATTGACATATAGTTTTTGTTATGCGTTCGGCTATTTTAAATCTTTCCCAGCAATATCTTTCCAACGATAAAATAGGAACACTTTAGGGTTACTCATTGCGACAAAAATACCATTTGGAAAATTTGGCAACGATACGCTTGTTACATCGCTTCCGTCACTTTCTAATGTGGCTGTTTGAATAGTTTTTAACAGCGGATGTTCGTTAGGATTATTCTTTTTCCCTTCTCTGGGAAAGATATGGAATTGGTTAGCTTGTTGATCAGAAACTAAAATATATCCTGTGCCATTCTTCTTTTTGTAAATTGATATTCCCTCAATGTCGCTTTTAAATTCCGCAGAAGCAAAAATAGCCAATTCAGTATTAGAACTATCTGGGTTAGCATAGTATTTACGAATGCCTACACCTTCATCAGAATAATAAACATACCCTAATTCATTATCTACCGCTATAGCTTCTATTTCCTTTTTACCACTAAACTTTCCAAATTTTCTAACCAATTTTCCACCCACGATCCCGTTGCCTAAGTCGGTTAGTCTATACTGCCATAGATAACCCTCTTTCGGACCATTTTTTCGGCTAACTATCGCATAAATTTCCCCGTTTTTTTCAGTATAAAGTGCAATTCCCATCGGTAAACGAAGTGAATCTCCTTCAAAGACCGGAATGCCGCCATTGTCAATAAGTTGCATTTCAGGCAAAGTAAAAACCCTAATTGAATTTGTATTACGTTCTGTGCAAACAGCAATATCCATAGAACGATTGTTCAATCTCAGATTGTAGGCAATATCCACATTGTTGGGTCTTTTCAGCCCTTTGAATGTTTTTTCTTTTTTTTCTTTTCCGTCAAGACCAAAAACATATAAAGCTCCATCTTCTCCATCTTTTCCTTTATCTGTCCCTATTATAAGACTTTTTGACAAGTCATTTTTATTTATCCAGATTGCAGGGTCATCACTATTGTGTTTAACACTGTCGGTAATAATAACAGGATTGACTCGTGTCACCATAGGTGTCTTGGTCATTACACTTGTCTTGCAACTTAAAATTGTTAATGCAAGAATTGTTAATGCTAATAATGCTTTTCTTTTGATAGTTTCTTCCATTTAAAATTTGTTATTTAGTGACTGTAGTGTCTGTTTAGCTGACGCATAACGTTTGGCGGTATGGGCAACAAGCGCTTGCGGGCTTCCGTTCTCTCAGCCTGCACTGCGGCTGCTGCGGCACAGTAAGCTTCCACCTACCACTTCACCCGCTTGTTGACTATACCGTGTGTTATAGGGCGTTTTTAATATCTTTTCCAATTTGGATTTCTAATATCCTTCTCTGATGGTTTCGTAACATTTTTAATCATTTCTCTTTCACAGGCTCCAAACTCTTCAAAATTCTTTTG
This DNA window, taken from Alistipes sp. ZOR0009, encodes the following:
- a CDS encoding DUF2019 domain-containing protein codes for the protein MSDLINEYISLAIEHGETTLTGDFKRGNKIHAKMMKIVDNIKDGKPDIKEQFYTLMHHDSDSVKVWTAVTLLKTFEDEALTVLKSIEKKDKDIFALNAKMSIDSWTKGMLTNS
- a CDS encoding phytase, with the protein product MEETIKRKALLALTILALTILSCKTSVMTKTPMVTRVNPVIITDSVKHNSDDPAIWINKNDLSKSLIIGTDKGKDGEDGALYVFGLDGKEKKEKTFKGLKRPNNVDIAYNLRLNNRSMDIAVCTERNTNSIRVFTLPEMQLIDNGGIPVFEGDSLRLPMGIALYTEKNGEIYAIVSRKNGPKEGYLWQYRLTDLGNGIVGGKLVRKFGKFSGKKEIEAIAVDNELGYVYYSDEGVGIRKYYANPDSSNTELAIFASAEFKSDIEGISIYKKKNGTGYILVSDQQANQFHIFPREGKKNNPNEHPLLKTIQTATLESDGSDVTSVSLPNFPNGIFVAMSNPKVFLFYRWKDIAGKDLK